In Rhodothermus marinus DSM 4252, a single genomic region encodes these proteins:
- the cas1b gene encoding type I-B CRISPR-associated endonuclease Cas1b, translating to MKRPYYIFSSGRLRRRQNTLFFEKAAGERIPDDQDETGVPSGTPTGESTPFPVEQVESLYFFGEVDLNSKLLTFLARHDIPAHFYDYYGNYTGTYIPRDYLHSGRLRIEQVLHYVRPKRRRYLARAIVEAATYNLLRVLRYYVNRLEGERREAVAEAIATIEQERTQLRSAEKIPELMGIEGRSREAYYSAWPSILADGPGEAFVFEKRERRPPSNEINALISFGNSLCYTTTIRQIHRTALDPTISYLHEPGARRFSLALDLSEIFKPILVDRAIFRLVKTGEITPRHFEERLGGVYLKEEGRRIFVRHWDERLRQTVYHRRLERHVSYERLIRLECYKLIRHLLDPKNEPYRGLHMWW from the coding sequence ATGAAGCGACCCTATTACATCTTTTCCAGTGGACGGCTGCGCCGGCGGCAGAATACGCTCTTCTTCGAAAAAGCCGCCGGCGAGCGCATCCCGGACGATCAGGACGAAACGGGCGTGCCGTCGGGTACGCCCACCGGCGAGTCCACCCCGTTTCCGGTCGAACAGGTCGAAAGCCTGTACTTTTTCGGCGAGGTCGATCTGAACTCGAAGCTGCTCACGTTTCTGGCGCGGCACGACATCCCGGCGCACTTCTACGACTACTACGGCAACTACACGGGCACCTACATCCCGCGCGATTACCTGCACAGCGGGCGGCTGCGCATCGAGCAGGTGCTGCACTACGTGCGACCAAAGCGGCGGCGTTATCTGGCCCGGGCCATCGTGGAGGCGGCCACCTACAACCTGCTCCGTGTGCTGCGCTACTACGTCAACCGCCTGGAAGGGGAGCGTCGGGAAGCCGTCGCCGAAGCGATCGCCACCATCGAGCAGGAACGCACGCAGCTCAGGTCCGCCGAAAAGATTCCCGAACTGATGGGCATCGAAGGGCGCAGCCGGGAGGCCTACTACAGCGCCTGGCCGTCCATTCTGGCCGACGGTCCCGGCGAAGCCTTTGTTTTTGAAAAGCGCGAGCGGCGGCCGCCTTCCAACGAGATCAACGCGCTGATCAGCTTCGGCAACAGCCTGTGCTACACGACCACCATTCGTCAGATTCATCGCACGGCGCTGGATCCGACCATTTCGTACCTGCATGAACCGGGTGCGCGGCGCTTTTCGTTGGCGCTGGACCTGTCCGAGATTTTCAAGCCGATTCTGGTAGATCGAGCCATTTTTCGGCTGGTCAAGACCGGTGAGATCACGCCGCGTCATTTCGAGGAACGGCTGGGCGGGGTCTACCTGAAGGAGGAAGGGCGACGGATTTTCGTCCGGCACTGGGATGAACGCCTGCGCCAGACGGTCTATCACCGTCGTCTGGAGCGACACGTCAGTTACGAACGCTTGATTCGCCTGGAGTGCTACAAGCTGATCCGGCATTTGCTGGACCCGAAGAACGAGCCTTACCGCGGGCTGCACATGTGGTGGTGA
- a CDS encoding ribonuclease H-like domain-containing protein, giving the protein MHYLALDIETCPLPADGYSAQQQARLAREVHFLRQREPDAHEEALTQRAASLHPLLSWIVCISVQRAVDDPFRPNPPYSYLAPTPDDEGAMLARFWRDVQQFVERGEKICWITFNGKRFDVPFLLARTLHHGLSPVACGLLDDYPYKQYPHCDLFNLFAGINLGLADLCALLHVSSPKEHGDGSLVQHLLETEGIEGVRRYCEADVVATMACFARLLPLLPRDCQPPNS; this is encoded by the coding sequence ATGCATTACCTGGCGCTGGATATTGAGACGTGTCCGTTGCCGGCCGATGGGTACTCGGCCCAGCAGCAGGCCCGCCTGGCCCGCGAGGTGCACTTTCTGCGCCAGCGGGAGCCCGATGCCCACGAGGAGGCGCTGACGCAAAGAGCGGCCAGCCTGCATCCCCTGCTGAGCTGGATCGTCTGCATTTCGGTCCAGCGCGCCGTGGACGATCCCTTCCGGCCCAACCCGCCATACTCCTATCTGGCGCCTACCCCCGACGACGAGGGCGCCATGCTCGCGCGCTTCTGGCGCGACGTGCAGCAGTTCGTCGAACGCGGCGAAAAAATCTGCTGGATCACCTTCAACGGCAAGCGCTTCGACGTGCCCTTCCTGCTGGCCCGCACGCTCCACCACGGCCTGTCGCCCGTCGCGTGCGGCCTGCTGGATGATTACCCCTACAAACAGTATCCGCACTGCGATCTGTTCAACCTGTTTGCGGGCATCAACCTGGGGCTGGCCGATCTGTGCGCGCTGCTGCACGTTTCGAGTCCCAAGGAGCACGGCGACGGAAGCCTGGTGCAGCACCTGCTGGAGACCGAAGGGATCGAAGGCGTACGCCGCTACTGCGAAGCCGACGTCGTGGCAACGATGGCCTGCTTTGCCCGACTGTTGCCGCTGCTTCCACGCGACTGTCAGCCCCCGAACTCATGA
- a CDS encoding TIGR02710 family CRISPR-associated CARF protein — protein sequence MEAKSVQKILVISVGGSIDPVISSIQKNRPDRIVFVCSDDLETAQGSYRLIPQILEQAGATDCCYEIVRIKEIDDPVVCYTESLRIIEREKEEFAGANLIVDYTGGTKSMSAGLVAAAMDVPGVFLCVMKGLRADLRQVQAGTQRVRLSRTDATYVQRQERLLATLLRRYDYAAAKELIDQLIQTPDLPSEIESRLQRRVILCQAFDLWDKFDHITAKNLLEPYRKDFYEWILFLENIRCSLALLKGEMEATKLTKKMHGFEAVEDLLLNAERRAHQQRFDDAVARLYRAIELTGQLLLKIRYGLDTGNLEVARLPETLQARYAEREAARGKVQLALVEAYTLLAELDEGCRSVWKRWENALKNLLQLRNYSILAHGFKPISQDDYERIRAKSVEFIGEMLRAANVPWPDNWRERQLPVNF from the coding sequence ATGGAAGCTAAATCAGTACAGAAAATTCTTGTAATCTCTGTTGGTGGATCAATCGATCCTGTAATATCCTCAATTCAGAAAAACCGACCTGATCGCATTGTTTTTGTCTGTTCAGATGATCTTGAGACTGCTCAGGGGAGCTATCGTCTGATTCCACAGATTTTGGAGCAAGCAGGAGCAACGGATTGCTGTTATGAAATTGTCCGTATCAAAGAAATTGATGATCCGGTAGTCTGTTATACAGAATCGCTGAGGATTATAGAAAGAGAGAAGGAGGAGTTTGCAGGAGCGAACTTAATCGTGGATTACACGGGAGGCACCAAGTCTATGTCGGCCGGACTTGTGGCTGCTGCAATGGACGTGCCCGGAGTTTTTCTCTGTGTGATGAAAGGCCTGCGGGCAGATTTGCGTCAGGTTCAGGCCGGAACCCAGCGCGTTCGACTGTCGCGCACAGATGCTACTTATGTGCAGCGCCAGGAAAGGCTACTGGCTACACTGTTGCGTCGATATGATTATGCTGCTGCAAAAGAGTTGATTGACCAGCTAATACAGACACCCGATCTTCCCTCCGAAATCGAAAGCAGGTTGCAGCGTCGGGTAATCCTATGTCAGGCTTTTGACTTATGGGATAAATTTGACCATATAACAGCCAAAAATCTCCTTGAGCCATATCGAAAAGATTTTTATGAGTGGATTCTTTTTCTGGAAAATATACGGTGTAGCCTGGCATTGCTGAAGGGAGAAATGGAGGCCACGAAACTTACGAAAAAGATGCATGGATTTGAGGCAGTAGAAGATCTGTTGCTCAACGCAGAGCGCAGAGCTCATCAACAGCGCTTTGATGATGCCGTCGCCCGTCTATACCGGGCCATTGAGTTGACCGGTCAACTTCTCCTGAAAATCCGTTATGGCCTGGACACAGGCAATCTTGAAGTAGCACGACTACCGGAGACATTACAGGCGCGCTACGCCGAGCGTGAGGCGGCTCGTGGTAAGGTACAACTGGCTCTTGTGGAGGCCTATACGCTGCTTGCCGAGCTGGATGAAGGTTGTAGATCAGTCTGGAAGCGCTGGGAGAATGCTCTGAAAAACTTGCTTCAGTTGCGAAATTATTCCATTCTGGCGCATGGATTTAAACCAATCTCTCAGGATGACTATGAGCGTATTCGTGCAAAGAGCGTGGAGTTTATCGGGGAAATGCTCCGGGCGGCGAACGTGCCGTGGCCTGATAATTGGCGTGAGCGACAGTTGCCTGTCAATTTCTGA
- the csm5 gene encoding type III-A CRISPR-associated RAMP protein Csm5 → MEAMPHTVRRIAERVQAVLEVLTPVHIGCGIRWQKNLDFVVDKETYVIPEHVLMTYLQEHPESLADFEDEQRRAELLWETEGGIEYELPCRSREILVFMRNGNGQPYVPGSSLKGALRTVIFRHFWEQLDQGRKQRLLAKTGEKRESAAQPLVREVLGRDPNHDLLRVLAVFDTPVHQEDLDLYRLFILNLTDPKGRRYGWRNVPRKRSFSDIRDATPIYAEMLRPGTQGVLSLRLDRFLLDDERAERELHFSDKLSLEQLARWANRHARHLLKREQAFLEQCGNGRLQRLLDSIDSLVQLIPAEDTPEEGKRFLLRLGWSSGWRSMTGDYLEEENLNEIRKKYGLNYDRNKNQLRFPVFPKTRKIVFDGEEPSWLAGWVQIRLDADIQQAKKSASEVDTEARSSRPQMEITTSGDVPQDYETGVVHNLKLSKGYGTILSDKGGEPIRFDFATADMTGLEKGARVRFRLVKEENQYRAVDVKKVN, encoded by the coding sequence ATGGAAGCTATGCCGCATACAGTTCGTCGGATTGCAGAGCGGGTGCAGGCTGTCCTGGAAGTACTTACGCCCGTCCATATAGGCTGTGGGATCAGGTGGCAGAAGAATCTCGACTTTGTTGTAGACAAAGAGACGTATGTAATTCCCGAGCATGTCCTGATGACCTATCTGCAGGAGCATCCTGAGTCGCTGGCGGACTTTGAGGATGAACAGAGGCGTGCGGAATTGCTGTGGGAGACTGAGGGAGGAATTGAGTATGAACTACCCTGTCGCAGCAGGGAAATTCTAGTTTTTATGCGGAATGGCAATGGGCAACCCTATGTGCCGGGATCGTCGCTCAAGGGGGCACTGCGCACGGTGATTTTTCGACATTTCTGGGAACAATTAGACCAGGGTCGTAAGCAGCGGTTGCTGGCGAAAACTGGCGAAAAAAGGGAGTCGGCAGCGCAACCGCTGGTTCGTGAAGTGCTGGGCCGTGACCCCAATCATGACCTGTTGCGTGTGCTGGCCGTGTTCGACACGCCTGTGCATCAGGAAGATCTTGACCTGTACCGGTTGTTCATTCTAAACCTGACCGATCCGAAAGGCAGACGCTACGGATGGCGTAATGTACCACGAAAGCGCTCCTTTAGTGATATCCGTGACGCTACTCCAATTTACGCCGAGATGCTCAGGCCTGGTACGCAGGGTGTTTTGTCGTTGCGGCTGGATCGTTTCCTTCTGGATGATGAACGGGCCGAGCGGGAATTACATTTTAGCGATAAGTTAAGCCTGGAGCAGTTAGCACGCTGGGCAAATCGCCATGCTCGGCACCTGCTGAAACGCGAACAGGCCTTTCTGGAACAATGTGGCAATGGGAGACTGCAGCGATTGCTCGACAGTATTGACAGTTTGGTGCAGTTGATTCCGGCCGAAGATACGCCGGAAGAGGGCAAACGCTTTCTGCTACGTCTGGGATGGAGTAGCGGATGGCGATCAATGACAGGCGATTATCTTGAAGAGGAAAACCTGAATGAGATTCGAAAAAAATATGGTCTGAATTACGACAGAAATAAAAATCAACTCAGATTCCCTGTTTTCCCAAAAACGCGAAAGATTGTCTTTGATGGAGAGGAGCCATCCTGGTTGGCCGGCTGGGTTCAGATCAGGTTGGATGCTGACATTCAGCAAGCGAAAAAGTCAGCGTCCGAAGTGGATACAGAGGCGAGGTCTTCGCGTCCACAAATGGAAATCACTACTTCAGGAGATGTCCCTCAGGATTATGAGACCGGCGTAGTACACAATCTGAAACTCAGCAAAGGATACGGCACGATTTTATCAGACAAGGGCGGTGAACCAATTCGGTTTGATTTTGCAACCGCAGATATGACCGGCCTGGAGAAAGGCGCTCGGGTACGCTTTCGTCTGGTAAAGGAAGAAAATCAATACCGCGCTGTTGATGTCAAAAAGGTGAATTGA
- the csm4 gene encoding type III-A CRISPR-associated RAMP protein Csm4: MMRLQCYYLRFPHGLHVAAEGFGEESVSQTIASDTLFSAVCVAVSRLYGAEGVQHLLEEGAVVLSSTFPFVGDERFFPRPLSFFPKVPEEQYALLKRLKKVRYLGQTLFEQVLQGRAPEVHEEHLQGPFWSESLPSGRAIMATHIRPRVALDRVTQASQIYHFAEVYFDREAGLFFLAAFRSDEIQRLFETGLHLLADEGIGADRTMGKGWFRWKREELTIQTPEKENTAYVMLLSLYNPRPEEASDIDPSRSHYALITRRGWVTAPGAMTLRRRAVRFFAEGSVLCFKENWIPRGGLVATLSPEDVPELPFPVWRNGQAMVVPVYVQPE; the protein is encoded by the coding sequence ATGATGAGGCTTCAATGCTATTATCTGCGATTTCCACACGGGTTGCACGTGGCCGCCGAAGGTTTCGGCGAGGAAAGCGTGTCCCAGACAATCGCTTCCGACACGCTTTTCAGCGCGGTATGTGTGGCCGTCTCCCGGCTATATGGAGCCGAGGGCGTGCAACACCTGCTGGAAGAAGGCGCGGTCGTACTGTCTTCCACATTCCCTTTTGTAGGAGATGAGCGCTTTTTTCCACGCCCGCTCAGCTTTTTCCCGAAAGTCCCGGAAGAACAGTATGCGCTTTTGAAACGGCTGAAAAAGGTACGTTATCTGGGGCAGACGCTTTTCGAGCAGGTGCTCCAGGGGCGTGCGCCGGAAGTGCATGAAGAGCATCTACAGGGACCCTTCTGGTCTGAAAGCTTGCCTTCCGGGCGAGCCATCATGGCAACACATATCCGGCCCCGGGTGGCGCTTGACCGTGTAACGCAGGCCTCGCAAATCTATCACTTTGCGGAGGTTTATTTTGATCGGGAAGCGGGTCTGTTCTTTCTGGCTGCATTTAGGAGTGATGAGATACAGCGACTGTTTGAAACTGGATTACATTTACTGGCTGATGAGGGGATTGGAGCCGACCGGACCATGGGGAAGGGGTGGTTCAGGTGGAAGCGAGAGGAATTGACAATTCAAACTCCAGAGAAAGAAAATACAGCGTATGTGATGTTGCTTTCGCTGTATAATCCACGTCCTGAGGAGGCCAGCGACATTGATCCATCGCGCTCCCATTACGCCCTGATAACCCGGCGTGGTTGGGTGACGGCGCCCGGGGCCATGACGCTGCGGCGTCGAGCCGTCCGTTTCTTTGCAGAAGGTTCTGTGCTGTGTTTCAAGGAGAACTGGATACCCCGGGGTGGATTGGTCGCAACGCTTTCGCCTGAGGATGTGCCAGAGCTGCCATTTCCCGTCTGGCGCAACGGTCAGGCCATGGTAGTACCCGTTTATGTCCAGCCCGAATGA
- the csm3 gene encoding type III-A CRISPR-associated RAMP protein Csm3 — MENQMITGKLVKKIQVQGFIKALTGLHIGGSNLGMSIGGADATVVRNPLTNEPYIPGSSLKGKMRALLERVHVGEQYAENFSKVPNFVENFVFHDIRHPIVQLFGTTPEEVRKRDLADQPVGRLIVRDCLLTRKSAQRLFGSKTTDMPYTEVKTEVAIDRVTSAAVPRQLERVPAGAVFRMEHIINVYEGDDESRLLNLLFEGLLLLQNDYLGGKGSRGSGQVRIVVGRLRYKDRSIYEERGDWQPYEAVTIPQELQVRSRTVS, encoded by the coding sequence ATGGAAAACCAGATGATCACCGGTAAACTGGTCAAAAAAATTCAGGTGCAGGGTTTTATCAAAGCACTTACCGGCCTGCACATTGGCGGATCGAATCTGGGCATGAGCATCGGCGGGGCCGATGCTACGGTCGTCCGCAATCCTCTCACGAATGAACCGTACATTCCCGGTTCTTCGCTGAAGGGCAAAATGCGCGCGCTGTTAGAACGTGTGCATGTCGGAGAGCAATATGCAGAAAATTTCAGTAAAGTGCCCAATTTTGTTGAGAACTTTGTATTTCACGATATTCGTCATCCTATTGTGCAGTTGTTTGGCACTACGCCCGAAGAAGTGCGCAAGCGCGATCTGGCAGACCAGCCCGTCGGACGGCTGATCGTACGTGACTGTTTGCTGACGCGCAAAAGCGCGCAGCGTTTGTTCGGCAGTAAGACCACCGATATGCCCTATACGGAGGTCAAAACGGAGGTAGCCATCGACCGCGTGACTTCGGCGGCGGTGCCGCGCCAGTTGGAGCGCGTACCGGCCGGGGCCGTCTTCCGGATGGAACATATTATCAATGTGTATGAGGGTGACGATGAAAGCAGGCTGCTGAATTTGCTCTTTGAGGGCCTGTTGCTTCTGCAGAACGATTATCTGGGCGGTAAAGGGTCGCGGGGAAGTGGGCAGGTGCGCATTGTGGTGGGGCGCCTGCGGTACAAGGACCGCAGCATCTACGAGGAGCGAGGTGACTGGCAGCCGTATGAAGCGGTGACAATACCTCAGGAACTCCAGGTACGCTCTCGGACGGTCTCATGA
- the csm2 gene encoding type III-A CRISPR-associated protein Csm2, which translates to MPTKFTINGQEIDGQEKVVEWIRDGLNREAILYAERFGRCLAGRDPDQKRYSALTTSQIRNIYGEVERMRMKGFDLSAMLLLKPRLTYATSRNATDGSKDFNKVFIRAIDAILEAKEESEQAQRFERFADFFEAVLAYHRAYGGK; encoded by the coding sequence ATGCCGACAAAGTTTACAATCAATGGCCAAGAAATTGACGGCCAGGAAAAAGTGGTTGAATGGATTCGTGATGGACTAAACAGAGAAGCAATATTGTATGCAGAAAGATTTGGAAGATGCCTGGCCGGAAGAGATCCTGATCAGAAAAGGTATAGTGCGCTTACAACTTCTCAGATAAGAAATATTTACGGTGAAGTAGAGCGCATGCGAATGAAAGGATTTGATTTGTCTGCTATGCTATTGTTGAAGCCACGCTTAACATATGCTACCTCTCGTAACGCAACAGATGGGTCGAAGGATTTTAACAAGGTTTTTATTCGGGCTATAGATGCAATACTTGAGGCTAAAGAAGAAAGCGAACAGGCTCAGCGCTTTGAGCGCTTTGCCGACTTTTTTGAAGCGGTTCTTGCGTACCATCGTGCCTACGGAGGGAAATAA
- the cas10 gene encoding type III-A CRISPR-associated protein Cas10/Csm1 has protein sequence MPYSEREALYLGALLHDIGKFRQRALDEHLKHPLLSAQVIDALFEDERIKTIAAFHHLEDLRRSNLKGSLRRLAEIVCEADSLASGERRRDTETLQRPLQSIFSAVRLGETQGNPPEVWQPIGRLNDEYYPFPEQNLPEPAQLQERYLQHWQAFLQELAQFGAAIHPDTLLALLKKYLWCVPSASYRNVPDISLYEHSRLTAALAVCLYDFLQERPDSSAQSDVFDRNENRFRLVCGDITGIQRYIYNIAHKGALRALKGRSFYLQLLLQVAARELLRRLDLPLACLLYASGGKFYVLAPNTSRFSEVLRRFEQEAQEWLLERYDGAIGLVIAHVELCGQDFVGEQHPHPITRKWAEVTEKIEQKKRQPFSARITQEDFWDPWGPGGSIVTCYATGRYLCRTGEEAEKLQAEVIFPYQEENEATPRYISQEQHEARELGRALRSARAIELLSPDAPGDGNALFNGWRFRIYEGPPEVGNVQGELIWLNTDEVRPGALHQSWMFYGGNWAFEGDFDQAAERAQGSRLLGALRMDVDNLGQIFRDGLGAHATFSRVVQLSTMLDFFFAGYLNRLRRLRWSVCEGVQQNQGDQLKDMIQIVYAGGDDLFIVGVWNVLPDVAQWIRREFDRFTGGNPYMTLSGGIALFPPKLPLYHAAQEAGRAEEKAKDFRRHVRRNGVEVATVSKNALSFLETPISWNDLEVLHQWMVRLYQAIQEDRVSRGILGRLYGIYAEYQQHQNIWGRWRWRACYSLARYANQHKAFADDLLQLAAELFCSTSTESDFVALIHIPARWTEMLTRKEE, from the coding sequence ATGCCGTACTCTGAAAGAGAAGCGCTGTACCTGGGCGCGCTTTTGCATGACATCGGTAAGTTCCGACAGCGCGCTCTTGATGAGCACCTGAAGCATCCGTTGCTTTCAGCTCAGGTGATCGATGCGTTATTTGAAGATGAACGCATTAAAACAATTGCAGCTTTTCATCATCTCGAAGATTTGCGAAGGAGCAATCTGAAAGGATCGTTACGCAGACTGGCCGAGATTGTCTGCGAGGCGGATTCTCTGGCCAGTGGCGAGCGACGGCGTGACACAGAAACATTACAGCGGCCACTGCAGAGTATTTTTTCAGCAGTCCGATTGGGTGAGACGCAAGGCAATCCGCCGGAGGTCTGGCAGCCGATCGGCCGATTGAACGATGAATATTATCCATTTCCTGAACAGAACCTTCCTGAGCCAGCGCAACTGCAGGAACGATATCTGCAGCACTGGCAGGCGTTTCTGCAGGAACTCGCGCAATTTGGTGCGGCGATACACCCGGACACCTTACTGGCGCTGCTTAAAAAGTATCTCTGGTGCGTTCCGTCCGCTTCCTATCGAAATGTTCCGGATATTTCTCTATATGAACACAGTCGTCTGACGGCTGCTCTGGCTGTCTGCCTGTACGACTTTCTACAAGAACGACCAGACAGCTCCGCGCAATCAGATGTTTTTGATAGGAATGAAAATCGGTTTCGGTTAGTCTGTGGCGATATTACAGGAATTCAGCGATACATTTATAACATTGCACACAAAGGAGCTCTTCGAGCGCTTAAGGGACGTTCATTTTACCTGCAGCTTCTGTTACAGGTAGCAGCGCGTGAACTGTTGCGCCGTCTGGATTTGCCGCTGGCCTGCCTGCTGTATGCCAGTGGTGGGAAGTTCTACGTGCTGGCGCCCAATACCAGCAGGTTTTCTGAAGTACTACGTCGCTTTGAACAGGAGGCCCAGGAATGGTTGCTGGAACGCTACGACGGAGCAATCGGGCTCGTTATAGCCCATGTCGAGCTGTGTGGTCAGGATTTTGTTGGAGAGCAGCATCCACATCCCATCACTCGAAAGTGGGCTGAAGTTACTGAAAAAATCGAGCAGAAGAAACGCCAGCCTTTTAGTGCCCGGATTACGCAGGAAGATTTCTGGGATCCCTGGGGCCCCGGTGGGTCCATTGTTACATGCTATGCTACCGGACGCTACCTGTGCCGGACCGGGGAAGAGGCAGAAAAGCTACAAGCTGAAGTAATCTTTCCCTACCAGGAAGAAAACGAAGCAACACCCCGGTATATCAGTCAGGAACAGCATGAGGCCCGAGAACTGGGACGAGCGTTACGAAGTGCTCGAGCCATCGAGTTGTTGAGCCCCGATGCTCCCGGTGATGGCAATGCGTTGTTCAATGGCTGGCGTTTTCGGATTTATGAAGGGCCGCCTGAAGTTGGGAATGTTCAGGGCGAGTTAATCTGGCTCAATACAGACGAAGTGCGGCCCGGAGCGCTGCATCAGAGCTGGATGTTTTACGGGGGAAACTGGGCGTTCGAAGGTGACTTCGACCAGGCGGCCGAGCGCGCCCAGGGGAGCAGGTTGCTGGGGGCGTTGCGGATGGATGTCGATAATCTGGGACAGATTTTCCGAGATGGACTGGGAGCGCATGCGACGTTTTCCCGAGTAGTGCAGCTTTCCACAATGCTTGACTTTTTCTTTGCCGGGTATCTGAATAGACTCAGAAGGCTACGATGGAGTGTGTGTGAGGGGGTACAGCAAAATCAGGGAGATCAATTAAAGGATATGATACAGATTGTTTATGCGGGTGGAGATGATCTTTTTATCGTGGGGGTCTGGAATGTGCTTCCTGATGTGGCACAATGGATTCGACGCGAGTTTGATCGATTTACAGGAGGTAATCCATATATGACACTTTCTGGAGGCATTGCCCTCTTTCCTCCTAAATTGCCACTGTACCATGCAGCGCAGGAAGCGGGACGGGCTGAAGAGAAGGCCAAAGATTTTCGTCGCCATGTGCGCCGGAATGGTGTAGAGGTGGCTACAGTTTCAAAAAATGCGCTGTCTTTTCTGGAAACACCAATCAGCTGGAACGATCTGGAGGTGCTGCACCAGTGGATGGTGCGACTCTACCAGGCTATTCAGGAAGATCGCGTCAGTCGTGGTATCTTAGGCCGGTTATACGGGATCTATGCAGAGTATCAGCAGCATCAGAATATCTGGGGCCGATGGCGGTGGCGCGCCTGCTATAGCCTGGCGCGGTATGCGAATCAGCACAAAGCGTTCGCCGACGATCTGCTACAACTGGCAGCCGAGCTCTTCTGCAGTACCTCGACGGAAAGCGACTTTGTTGCGCTTATACATATACCTGCCCGCTGGACCGAAATGCTAACCCGTAAGGAGGAGTAG
- the cas4 gene encoding CRISPR-associated protein Cas4, producing the protein MPALSITGTLVNYYVLCRRKAWLAVHGLWMEQESEAVALGRLLDETTYAEELQHVNVEADGPAGLRLAGRIDWAELRDGVLHETKRSPSGLEAHRWQLRFYLWLLKLRGVTRPDGQPFEGQLNFPRQRRTETVTLTADDEARLRTLVQELRQTAARPTPPSRLENRRFCKKCAYEELCFG; encoded by the coding sequence ATGCCTGCGCTTTCCATTACCGGCACGCTGGTGAACTACTACGTGCTCTGCCGGCGCAAGGCGTGGCTGGCCGTGCATGGACTCTGGATGGAGCAGGAGTCGGAAGCCGTGGCACTGGGACGCCTGCTGGACGAGACCACCTATGCCGAGGAGTTGCAGCACGTGAACGTGGAAGCGGACGGTCCCGCAGGGCTCCGGCTGGCCGGACGCATCGACTGGGCCGAGCTGCGCGATGGCGTGCTCCACGAGACGAAACGGAGTCCCTCCGGCCTCGAAGCGCACCGCTGGCAGCTCCGCTTCTACCTGTGGTTGCTCAAGCTCCGGGGTGTGACGCGGCCTGACGGCCAGCCCTTCGAAGGCCAGCTCAACTTTCCCCGCCAGCGCCGCACCGAAACCGTCACGCTCACCGCAGACGACGAAGCCCGGCTGCGCACGCTCGTGCAGGAACTGCGTCAGACGGCCGCCCGACCCACACCACCATCCCGCCTCGAAAACCGCCGCTTCTGCAAAAAATGTGCGTACGAGGAGTTATGTTTTGGGTGA